DNA from Carassius gibelio isolate Cgi1373 ecotype wild population from Czech Republic chromosome B8, carGib1.2-hapl.c, whole genome shotgun sequence:
GCTACAGTCCACTTTGTGTGAATCTCCCCCacttttttgaatgggttttgtttcacaatcatctccagattgcagttatccctattgcttgtacacttttttctactacatcttttccttcacttcgcctctctattattgtgcttggacacagagcactgtgaacagccagcctattTTGCactgaccttttgtgtcttgccctccttgtgcaaggtgtcaatggtcgtcttttggacaactttcaagtcagcagtcttccccatgattgtgtagtctgtGGAACTAGACTGAAAGACCATTTAAAGgtctttgcagttttttttttagttaattagctgattagagtttggcaccaggtgtcttcagtatCGAACCTTtccacaatattcaaattttctgagataccgaatttgggattttccttagttgtcagttataatcatgaaaattaaaataaataaacattttaaatatatcagtctgtgtgtaatgaatataatatacaagtttcacttttgaatggaattagtgaaataaatcaactttttgatgatattctaattaaatgaccagcacctgtaaacgACAAgtcaatacaatttattttaaaagaaaccgTCTGCGACACAAGCAgacaaaaagtaatttatttattcaaaaaacatgaaaaacattaGAATATACTTTCTAAAAACtgtacaataacaaaacaatCAAGGACACCAATTAAATTGAAACAATACCAGAAAAAGTAGAATCCAAgggatatactgtaaaaaaaaaacttgaatgcacagtaagatgctttggataaaagtgtctgctaaatgcataaatgtaaatttaaattaagaTATACTAACTGGCCATTTCTGAGCATCTCAGGCTTGCAAATGCAGACAGAGAACTTCATAACACATTGCAATCCCATATTCAAGAAATAATTCAACTGTCTGTATATGCAATATATAAACTGTGGAAACAACATCACTTGAGTCATAGTGTTCTAACAAGTTCATACTGTCCTTTGTAGCAAGCCAGTGGAAGTTAAAAATCAGAGAGATACTGAATTATCCATACCTGACTCTGAAGGGCTTGCTGTTGATAATGTGAAATCCTAGCCTTGGTACTTTCATCTGTATTTGGGCTGAGAGGCTTAGGATCTGACAAAGATCTCTGAATATTCTTCATTGGGCGGGGAAGGGCCTGGTGTCTCTGTGATGGCTCAGCAATACAGGACTTCTGCTGCGGGGTGACATGTGCTTTATTCAGCCTCTCACTAGAAGAGAATGCTGTTTCTATGATGCGTTGTGGAGAAGAAAGAGGAGAAACAGGAGAATACAGCACCTGTGGAGATTTAGGTTGTTGCCGGATCAAGCTGGACAAAGACTCATTATGCAGGTGATGTTGCTGGTATCCAAACTCCAAAGGATCAGGTTTCCGCCTCCCAAACTTCACAGCACTCTGTTGACCTGGAGAGAGTGGATCTGCAGAACCAACTAAGTGGACACTGGTGGGACTGACAGTGGTAGCAATGCTAATCTGTGGAATAACTATGCTTTGAGACTGTGTCTCAGGGTCAGTTTGGCAAGCTAAGCTTTGACCCTTCTGTGTTCTCTCGGGACCAGAAATATAGTGGACAATTTCAACCTTGCTGGGGTCTGGCATGGTGACATGTATGCTTGGAGATACTCTAACTAGCTGCtctgtttcagtttggcaagaacAGTCTCGAATTGTCTGAATGGCAATGCTGGAAGATGCTGTCTTAGCAACTGAAGTGATAAAAGGAGGTGCTTCAGATTTATGGTCTACACCAGATTCACCAGAATGTCTTGTGTAACGGGAACGTCTACGTCTTACTGGCTGCTCCCACTCTGCCTTGTCTTCATCATCATCTGTCTGAACACTGCAATCCACACTGCGCCTAGTCCGTCGTCTCCTTGGTACCAGGTACCTCTCCTCTCCATCTTCATCATCAGTTTGCACACTGCAGTCTACAAGCCTCTGGGGCAAGGAAAGCACTGTTAATTCTCCATTATTTCCATCTTGCAGTCGAGGCATTGATCTTTGTTTACGCATGGACCTGATTTCTGTTTGATCTTCACTATTTCTCAAGCATATCTCTGATGTAGAATTTGGTAGTGGTCTTAAGAAAACCTGAACATCACTATACAACATATCAGAGGTCAATTCCTGTGGCTGAATTATTCTGCCAGATTGATCACTGAAGATTTGAGTATTTGTAATAGCTGTGGCAGTCTTTTGTCTCTTTTGTTCTTCAAGCTGCTGCTGTAACTGCTGTTGTAAAGATTGGATCTGGTCAAGCTGTTGTTTTTGTTGAGCTAGTTGCTCTCTCTGTATGACCAACTGGCTTTCTCTCTCAACTTGTTGTTGCTGCAAAACCTGTTGCTTTATAGTCTGCAATTCCTGAATTTCTCGCTGCACTAGCATCTGCTCTTTTTCTCTATGCCTCTGCAGTTCTGCACGTTCCCGCTCAAGCTCCTCCTGAAGCCTTAGCTGTCGCAATTTTTCTAGTTCCACTCGTTCTCTCTCAAGCTGCAAAAGCTGTTCCTGCTGTTGATGCAGTCTTTCCTCTGTTTCTTTTTCTTGTCTTGAAGCAATACTTCGAATAGCAGCAGCAGTGGTTCCACCTCCTTGAGATGATGGGGGTGGCTGTGTTTTGGAAGCAATAGAATGACCCTGCACTGGTAGTTGGTGTTGTATAGAAGGCTGGGCAGTGGATTTGGCCTGTAGGTGGGGCTGAGATAGATTTATTGGTTGCAACTGGATGTCAGGTTGGCTCATTGCCGTGGCCACTGGTGTTGAAAAAAGTGCTGATGTGATAGGACCAGCAGGTACAGAAGAAGGCTGAATTGGTTGTGTCACTGCTCCAGCTACTGTTAGGCTTAATGGAGATTTACCAAGGTACAATGGGGCATCTTGGACTGTTGTGATAGCTGGAGACTCAGAAACTTTTGTAGAAGTTGTAACAGGGAGAGGGTTGGGTGTAGAACATTGGAAAGGGGCCTGCCCATTCCTTGGATCTAGTGGCAGTCTAGTTAGGCTTGCCAGGGGTATTGGTGTCATATTTGGTGTAGGATAAGGTCTATATACCCCTTTTAATAAAGGGTGTAGCACAGGTGCAGGCTGGGTAGTTATTGGAACTGTTGATGCAATTGGTGTGTTTATGGTTGAATAGATCATGCCGTCAGCTGATCTAATAGCTGATGGATACATAGCTCGAAGACTGGCTTGTCTTGCATTGATTAGATCAGTTAGCGCTTGACTGTGGGAAAGAGGCTTTCCATCTGTGTTGTATTTGAAACCATGTCTGTGACTTTGGGGCAGACTAATTCTACTAGGTGGACCACTACTTCTTCCAGTGCCCAGCTGTAATATGTCAGGGTTACTACTATATCTATCTATGGAGTTAAGGGCTGCACACATGCGACTTATCTCCCTGGCAGTTGTAGCACTGTATTGGGCAAGATTAGATTCAgcaaaatcacctgagaaataTCCATAATCTGAGCTGATGTTAGTTAGGGAGTTGTACCTTCTTATTGGAAGATCTGCAACATCACCCTGACGAAGATCTGTGTAGGAACCATACTGAAGCCCCATTCCAAGGTACCCTCCATCATATCCATCCTTTCCTGTGTCTGTGAAAAATTCCCCAGAGGCATGAAATTGGGGATCAAGATTTGTTGAATATGATGACAACCCTGCCTCTGCAAGGTTAGTTTCAGAAATTGATGGTTGTAGTCGTCCAGGAAGAGGCAATGTGTATGATTTAATTGTGTAATCTTGGAATGCCGACCCATCTTGCTGTAAACCATGTTGTTGATAGAGCTGCGGTAGTGAGGAAGGTGCTCTTAATGATGgcttagaagtttcatctgggaCTGGTTTCTGGGAGAATGGACCACCCACACAGCTACCGCCAAATGGCAAGTTGTATACCATATCACAACAAGTTAATtgattttctgattttatttGCCCTGTTAAAATCATTGCATCCTGGCCTTCCTCTGGTTTGATTAGTTGTGTTATAGTGGCTCCTTGTGCAGTGCCATCTATCTGGACCATCAACCCTTGAGGCTTGACGTTTGTTAGATTCATGATACTTGTTTCTGCTTGCCTTCCCCTTAACTCAAGTGGACCTCCAACACTATACACCTCAGATATCATACCTGGCACGATGACATTTACCTCTGTGGCAGTGCTTTTTTGAGTGACAAGCATATCCTTTTTGAATAGAGGTAGTTGAGTAGACAAATTCAACTTGGCAAAAGAGGCAGCTTGTTGTTGAAGCTGATGATGTTGTTGAAGCTGCTGCTCAAGAAGTTGTTGTTGCTCTTGAAGCTTCTGCTGCTGTTTAAGTAACTGCTGCTGCTGGATACTCAGGTCTTCCAGCTTAGCATCGATCTTTGGTATGGATGGATCAACTGGGGGTGGCTTATTTGGTGCCAGGCAAACTACTGTTCCCATATCTTTGCCCAAATCAAATCTGTTTTCAAGAGGATCACAATATAGCACAGGGTGCTTAGGCTGGGACATGAACATAGATGCAGTTACAGTAACACTGACAGTTGTTGCTGTTGATGTCACAACATGCAGCTGCTCTTGTGTATTCAGGTTCATTATTAAGGGCTGAATAGTTGTTGATTGACGAATTGGGGTTCTTTCAACAGACCCAGAATATTTTCTAGATTCTGTGGCTAAGGAAGTCAAGTCCATTCCTTGGTCAGTCATAACAATTGGTGTAGGCTTCATTCCAGTTCGCAGATCTACTACACTTCCACTCTGTAACCGTTGTCCTTGCTCAATTCTTGAAGTACCAGGAACTGTCGAAATCCGACAAAGGGATATGTTTTCCATTGATAATGATCCACGGGTATACATGCTAGCAGTGGTGACCATGCTAGTTCCAACATTAACTTTTCCAGCTCTATAGTTCTTGTAAAAACCATGTTGGGGTGATAACTGATGTGGCGGAGTATCAGGAGGGCTGACAGGAGGTGAGTAGGCATCAAATGTTGATTGGCGGCTAAATCTTGTTGGTGAGGACAAAGGAGATGTTGCTGTGTTAACTGTAACTGGCTTTGGTGGACTAGTGGGCTCAAGCTCCTCTGTTCTAACAATAAAATAGGTATCTTGAGAAGACTGCTGTCTAAAAAGGCTAGGTGAAACAACCCCATGTGAAGTCTGAGTGCCCTGTGCCATAACCAAAGAGGTGTGAGAAGCATTCCCTGAAGAAGCCAACATTGAAGGACTAACTGTTTGAGTTGAAAGCTCAGCTGTTCTCCTGGACAGAGATCTTGTTGGACTATGAAGAGGAGATGAAGTGGGAGAAAGAGGTGGACTCCTTTCATGGTAAGTATAACACCTAATTGAACTTGGGCCAGATTCAATTATCGTTTCTGATGATGTTGAATTATCCTTCATTTGGACTCCTTTGTTGATTGTCATTTTCTTTGCAGCACTCTCTCTTTGGTTGTAAGCTTGAGTGATTGCAGCTATTTTATGAGACACATTTGAAACACCAGCAGAGGTTGTGGTAGTTTGCCGACCATATAAGTTGGGTTGTGTTTGGGACACTGTTTGGCTGGCACTAGTTTGAGAGACAGTGACATTATCCCTGGCATACACTCCATAAGCAGCAATAGTTGTGGCAGCAACTGTTGGTGTAATACCATTTTTACCAGTTTGATTTCTAAGTCTATCTTTTTGCCCatcttttgaaaaatgttgggttACTCTGACATCAGGTATCCGTCCTCCTGTCCCAGTTTCTGAAAATGATACTGGTGCTGAGAGCTGGGTGGGACTTGTGCCAGGAGTCAGTAAAGCATTGCTTTGTTCCAGCAACTTAGCAAAGGCTGAGCCTGTATCTAGTAACTGCTTTTCTGAATAGGACACATCCATCTCCATTTTGTCATCAagctgttttgaaatgttttgtgatGTCTGGCGGATCTCTTCATAGATATCAACTGTCTCCTCGTTCTCATAGTGGAGATCATCTTGATCAGGATAATCATATTCATCCTCAATTTCTTGTCTATTTTTAATGTCTGACTCTTGATAGGTGGATGTGCTGTACTGTTGTAAAATCAGACCTGAGCCTGATTGCTGCTGTGTCTGCTGCTTTTGTTGTTTCTGCAACATCTCTGCTTTCTTCATCATTTCTTCATACACTTCTTCTGCACTTTTTAATTGTTTGCCACTAGAGGGAGTTGTTATAGCAGCTGTAGATGATGTAGTTTGTGGTTTTTCAGTAGGAGAATAAAGTGACATAAAGGTTGGTAGGTTATACTCACTACCAGATTTGTACAGCTTAGATGAAATTTCATAGCCCTCAGCATCTGAATCAGCTGAAGGAGAGTATTCTGAGCAAGAGGATCGGTGGAGTTCCTCCATCTCGGCTGCCTGTCTTAGCTCCTCCGTTGGAGAAGCATCCTCAATGGGGGACAGATTGCTTGGGGGAGTCTTAGATCGTTCTCTGCGCCTTTGTGCTCTTAGCTCTTCTTTGTCACGTTTGGTTTTCCGGACAGTGCTTCGTATTCTCTGCTGCTCCACTTCTCTCATCTTTTCCTGCTCCTTTAGAAGTTCTTCTTCTTCCCTCAATTCGTCTTCTTCTGAGGAATCCTCAATGGTAGGAAGGAGAGGGCCATGGGAGCGATGTCTGGCCTTTCTCTGCTGCTTTGCCTCCTCCAGCCGCTGCCTCCGACTAGGACTACTGTCACTGTCATCTTCCATGGATGATATGGAAGTAGGGGATATCCCTGAACTATAGCTAGAAGTGGTTGTTTGGAGGGTGGAGGAATATTCCCCTCTTGACCGTTCTTCTGGAGAACCAATAAGGCTTTCCATCTCCAGCTCAGGCTCCCGGTCGAGACTCAGGTCATTGTCATTGTTTAACTCCATGTCTCGACTATAACTGTTAGTGTTGTTCAATTCTATGGTCTTAAATCTGCGTAAGCCTCCTTGCGAGGCCATCAGGTCTTCTTCTGCCGAACCTTTGTATACATCAGTAGTTGTTTTACTATCTTCCTCAAAGCTACTAGAGTGATAAGTGAGACGGCGCTTTTCTTTTCCTGAGTCAGTGAAGTGCTTTTGAGTCTTTTTTAGCTTTTTGTAGCCATAGccttcatcctcatcatcatcatcatcttcttcttcttccatttcttcttcttcatcttcatcctcatTCTCCTCATCAGCACTCATCTCCATAATTTGCCTTCTCATAAACTCCTCATCAGTAATCTCTTCAGGTTCTAAATTCAATTTTTTATGGCTACTATTATCCTCGAAATCAGCAATTGCTCTAAGCTCTTCCTCAGTTGGATCTTCATCCTCTTCCATAATGCCTTCAAAGTCCTCATCTGAGTCATATTCCTCTGGACTAATTGATATTGAGGGAGACTGATGTTTCCTGATGTCACCATGTTGCTTTTTCCCACACTTCTTGTCCTGTGCTCTTTCCCCTTCAGATGAAACTTTAGACTCTAGTAGATTCCGCATGGAGCTCTCTAGCTTAATCAGCTCAGATGGACTTGGTGGTGTATGGTGTCCAGTCAGACCCCTCTCGCACATTTTAAGCTCTTCCTCCTGGATAACGCCAGTAATTTCACTATGAGAACTGGAGATTCCATCAGAGGAATAGCCAGTATCACTCAAACTCTGTGGACTTCGTGATAGGTCCTGATTGCTGTTTGTCTTGCTGGTTTCCTAGGAGACCAAATAACACAGAAATACAAAGGATACATTTAGACAGTTCACACCATAAAATCAAGCACAAACATCTGACTAGATTTTAAAAACTGAGTGATACTTAGAGTTGGAAAGTAACTAGCtacaaatatatttgttacagtaattgagtatttttatttatttattcttgagTATAATTAAATTGtggtacttttacttttacttgataTAAAATTAAACTATTCAACGCTATGTGTTTTCTTCACCAAAAGTAcaaagtacaaagaaaaaaaatagacaaagaaGGCACATATGGAGAAACAGAGTGAGCCGGCATTTGACAGGCACTTTTCAAAATCCTGGTGtggagccctgcatttcagccaaTAAAAGACAGGTCTGACTCTGgtgcaaaacaaatcaaaacttcCCTTTCAGCTGCAGGAGCTGGCCGTTCAAACCGCATAATACTTTGACTGTCAATTCCCGCCATTTTCGTTTTGAATCAGCATAGCATTTCAATATTTTAGTGAATTTGAGCTATGCTCTGATTTTAAGTCGTAATTTTGTCAGCTCTTAAATTGGGTCATAACATCAATATTAAACAGcagtataaataaatagaaattcgGTTGTTAGAAGGACACAGTTATTGCATGGATGGATTAAGAacgtctaggttacgtatgtaacctcaTTCCCTGAAGatgggaa
Protein-coding regions in this window:
- the bsna gene encoding protein bassoon isoform X1 gives rise to the protein MGNEASLEGGEGATMVGMTVSAPPNSGQLLKPVNGAAAGAGASPEHRAGVNRLTGGGGPPSSPKLGYGSGSDRGQGGDFGMGGIQASGNPYKKPVHDGPRHSQTTSSHHSQIQASSGGMGPTQSPGQHASRRNLQVDFSSSSGRRGRSPSVSPDRASAPTSPYSVPQIAPMPSSKLCPVCNTTELTNFDGSPNFNKCTQCHTTVCNQCGFNPNPHLAGVKEWLCLNCQMQRALGMDMTTPRSKSQQQIHSPSHQPKADPIPKTQPSVQPTQQLQTQNQTQTKIQPQTQSQAFQKQMGPTGPYQTGLHSGPQTGLQTKKEQPQAGYIQSGFQSGSKDTQRQRGEVLGTKSPERVVQTVRIPHPGAVPLPGLAKAQSQSDLGRSTSVRFGGQPDKTRSAGSSPAHHPPSHEAPQDGLTKLFGFGASLLNQASTLISVDPLPGSSPHPSPARTQSAQGTKVIFSDANAGASAKTAAGLPSTAKTGPGGVSLPKGPGAPLQKQPLQQQSPVHHQKGSKQQQSPAHHQTTQQEQQQQSPQKQPPPHPVSQKPDVTCPLCKTAFNVGTKEPPNYRSCTQCHTEVCNLCGFNPTPHLVEKKEWLCLNCQTQRLMSGGLDPLPILPSSPSHQPTGSPRHQQLSSKQQQGLQTMSPQQKPFVSQQSGFSSPIARPASDIKTFTQPSTATTPPVSTTTAFIGEKERKETTPKLDKVSDPGNRDNKPTQKRGTTDSVQTHSKDGKKELQSITKYYEETSKTNSNQDLSRSPQSLSDTGYSSDGISSSHSEITGVIQEEELKMCERGLTGHHTPPSPSELIKLESSMRNLLESKVSSEGERAQDKKCGKKQHGDIRKHQSPSISISPEEYDSDEDFEGIMEEDEDPTEEELRAIADFEDNSSHKKLNLEPEEITDEEFMRRQIMEMSADEENEDEDEEEEMEEEEDDDDDEDEGYGYKKLKKTQKHFTDSGKEKRRLTYHSSSFEEDSKTTTDVYKGSAEEDLMASQGGLRRFKTIELNNTNSYSRDMELNNDNDLSLDREPELEMESLIGSPEERSRGEYSSTLQTTTSSYSSGISPTSISSMEDDSDSSPSRRQRLEEAKQQRKARHRSHGPLLPTIEDSSEEDELREEEELLKEQEKMREVEQQRIRSTVRKTKRDKEELRAQRRRERSKTPPSNLSPIEDASPTEELRQAAEMEELHRSSCSEYSPSADSDAEGYEISSKLYKSGSEYNLPTFMSLYSPTEKPQTTSSTAAITTPSSGKQLKSAEEVYEEMMKKAEMLQKQQKQQTQQQSGSGLILQQYSTSTYQESDIKNRQEIEDEYDYPDQDDLHYENEETVDIYEEIRQTSQNISKQLDDKMEMDVSYSEKQLLDTGSAFAKLLEQSNALLTPGTSPTQLSAPVSFSETGTGGRIPDVRVTQHFSKDGQKDRLRNQTGKNGITPTVAATTIAAYGVYARDNVTVSQTSASQTVSQTQPNLYGRQTTTTSAGVSNVSHKIAAITQAYNQRESAAKKMTINKGVQMKDNSTSSETIIESGPSSIRCYTYHERSPPLSPTSSPLHSPTRSLSRRTAELSTQTVSPSMLASSGNASHTSLVMAQGTQTSHGVVSPSLFRQQSSQDTYFIVRTEELEPTSPPKPVTVNTATSPLSSPTRFSRQSTFDAYSPPVSPPDTPPHQLSPQHGFYKNYRAGKVNVGTSMVTTASMYTRGSLSMENISLCRISTVPGTSRIEQGQRLQSGSVVDLRTGMKPTPIVMTDQGMDLTSLATESRKYSGSVERTPIRQSTTIQPLIMNLNTQEQLHVVTSTATTVSVTVTASMFMSQPKHPVLYCDPLENRFDLGKDMGTVVCLAPNKPPPVDPSIPKIDAKLEDLSIQQQQLLKQQQKLQEQQQLLEQQLQQHHQLQQQAASFAKLNLSTQLPLFKKDMLVTQKSTATEVNVIVPGMISEVYSVGGPLELRGRQAETSIMNLTNVKPQGLMVQIDGTAQGATITQLIKPEEGQDAMILTGQIKSENQLTCCDMVYNLPFGGSCVGGPFSQKPVPDETSKPSLRAPSSLPQLYQQHGLQQDGSAFQDYTIKSYTLPLPGRLQPSISETNLAEAGLSSYSTNLDPQFHASGEFFTDTGKDGYDGGYLGMGLQYGSYTDLRQGDVADLPIRRYNSLTNISSDYGYFSGDFAESNLAQYSATTAREISRMCAALNSIDRYSSNPDILQLGTGRSSGPPSRISLPQSHRHGFKYNTDGKPLSHSQALTDLINARQASLRAMYPSAIRSADGMIYSTINTPIASTVPITTQPAPVLHPLLKGVYRPYPTPNMTPIPLASLTRLPLDPRNGQAPFQCSTPNPLPVTTSTKVSESPAITTVQDAPLYLGKSPLSLTVAGAVTQPIQPSSVPAGPITSALFSTPVATAMSQPDIQLQPINLSQPHLQAKSTAQPSIQHQLPVQGHSIASKTQPPPSSQGGGTTAAAIRSIASRQEKETEERLHQQQEQLLQLERERVELEKLRQLRLQEELERERAELQRHREKEQMLVQREIQELQTIKQQVLQQQQVERESQLVIQREQLAQQKQQLDQIQSLQQQLQQQLEEQKRQKTATAITNTQIFSDQSGRIIQPQELTSDMLYSDVQVFLRPLPNSTSEICLRNSEDQTEIRSMRKQRSMPRLQDGNNGELTVLSLPQRLVDCSVQTDDEDGEERYLVPRRRRTRRSVDCSVQTDDDEDKAEWEQPVRRRRSRYTRHSGESGVDHKSEAPPFITSVAKTASSSIAIQTIRDCSCQTETEQLVRVSPSIHVTMPDPSKVEIVHYISGPERTQKGQSLACQTDPETQSQSIVIPQISIATTVSPTSVHLVGSADPLSPGQQSAVKFGRRKPDPLEFGYQQHHLHNESLSSLIRQQPKSPQVLYSPVSPLSSPQRIIETAFSSSERLNKAHVTPQQKSCIAEPSQRHQALPRPMKNIQRSLSDPKPLSPNTDESTKARISHYQQQALQSQLAALQQSSLLRKVKRTLPSPPPEETHLPMVTPNLSHMFVPSLPSLKGSSRLAAKASLLKDLTHELKAVEQESTKLRKQQAELEEEEKEIDAKLRYLELGITQRKETLAKERDRRELAYMRCMGDSREYMSDSELNNLRLTVAATSFESSGLMTRPSMAPLGQFTCELNTAAQFPPTSSFMSYQYPQSLQTATTPQASTLQSTGFNQPPYPSVTQAQALPQPTPLQTYPTLSYQVQGPFHSQFFPHNQPPYPADTSVPPPAQPSQPGFQPTLPPTGPAPYPTHSTPYPSQAPPYPVSQASTYQPQTDTLTFHQKPRQTLLADLEHKMPTNYEVISNPTVVVTTTVHDITYSQSGLGPSYGQHSTIMASTYGPYSSSVSNTYGGSLATSASSGYGPYTTISSSSYGQYTTTIANTYGYTVTTASSYGQYNTIVTNTYGQTTLSDHIHSTESPSMYTSEGLYGSSSLEQNVPRNYVMIDDICELTKEGMGTGSDSHRNESHGRYGSDGLHTRGGSSFGRPEDERDADLYDQHHSRGKSTCNYQSQGAHMHGRAVGSNSMGGGSSYYYDDCSHSTPTWPAQRHSSKNQCPSAVMSSRRSKHRKQGIEPKISKFSPIEEAHDVEADLASYTMSTSTTSGYGSGSHYHKLQDGIYGPRSTYSPQRDYYDDEHLFGYGRSRSAGYGMDKISPCERAYRSRSYERDHIDRSYRSNYGHSVRPALHSQYSEKENSHLMMKLMGVGRAFGYPSNSYGSSHSLPDVQDHIRDLPRTHVYKPDDMYIIDDMHCAVSDSEAYHLGQEETDWFEKPRDVRGSRHYGSSGHSGRRGHGKHTYHDSDEPPEDLWPQDDYGHTRHISSREHRHHSSGSSGRHSSRHSDEPRSSRSSRSSKDPSMRHESRSLSSSGRRGESRSQGYHSSDYSRDTSGHHHSSRSGKQSSHHQGSSSRKQQDHPSSSRQPGSLGPGQKGPSGPSSSSRQAVSQPPVDGQQGQRTQLQQQAQTSAARPGSQTSAPGTTQPQLVQAQQLQAKPGQTGPTSRQPTSAAQTSLAVTKPEPTPATAIGAKAVPSQPAKTAQPPLTGIGSKASPRPGGIGSAAAGQPGVDGESMLSKILPGGAAEQAGKLGEAISGFGKKFTSLW